From Monomorium pharaonis isolate MP-MQ-018 chromosome 9, ASM1337386v2, whole genome shotgun sequence, the proteins below share one genomic window:
- the LOC105837816 gene encoding sodium-dependent nutrient amino acid transporter 1 isoform X2 has protein sequence MGHMKIRNYVTDSGETPGIFKVSVPSSASGNMFEGRVSLAKNNMQCYLKISFVSFQNSLQFTLQISLSIKMEEKEKTARPQWGNGVEFLMSCVAFSVGLGNVWRFPYTAYENGGGAFLIPYIVVLFVIGKPFYYMEMILGQFTSRSCVQIWSVSPAFQGIGYGVVVSVFSVITYYCALMALTLYYMVASCQSVLPWSYCWEEWGDVCFNSSSSDEQTKNGSRSSADFYFRKYVLNETGIEDGLGIPSWKLIVALLVSWIFVYVVICKGVKSTGKAAYFLALFPYIIMISLLVRAVTLDGAVDGIIFLFKPTWNKILEPSVWYAAVTQSFFSLGVCFGAVTMYSSYNSFEHNVSRYTSISSTVYHFNHRTISRVEKFYEIQAHKEFIRESTKNSCRDCTIVTSLDLCTSLMASATIFGILGNLAHEIGSDDIGSVVRAGTGLAFVSYPEALAKFTVIPQLFAVLFFLMLFVLGIGTTVAFCNVIISIIKDQFPQLNQWKIAAVVAILGFSIGIVYCTPGGQYILNLVDYFGGTFIIVFLASFEMIAISWVYGVDNFMDDVEFMVGRRPFFYWRFCWCYLTPLFLFTILIYFLIDMTPLMYNNEYYPTSAYAVGWTLLALGILPFPLGIIIVGFRNRNKAYSNMFKPSADWGPKDLKKYNEWGDFKRSKRISRACVKKSKVIAALFGKN, from the exons ATGGGCCACATGAAGATTCGT AATTATGTTACCGACAGTGGCGAAACCCCCGGTATATTCAAGGTGTCCGTCCCGTCGTCAGCTAGCGGAAATATGTTCGAAGGCAGAGTAAGTTTAGCAAAAAACAACATGCAATGTTATTTGAAAATCTCATTTGTGAGTTTCCAAAACTCCCTACAATTTACTTTGCAGATCTCGTTGTCGATTAAGAtggaagagaaggaaaaaaccGCGAGACCCCAATGGGGAAACGGAGTAGAGTTCCTCATGTCATGCGTGGCGTTCTCGGTTGGTTTGGGAAACGTCTGGCGGTTCCCGTATACAGCCTATGAGAACGGTGGCGGTGCCTTTCTAATCCCTTACATAGTGGTGCTTTTTGTAATCGGTAAACCCTTCTACTACATGGAGATGATCCTCGGGCAGTTTACCAGCAGATCCTGCGTGCAGATCTGGTCGGTGTCGCCTGCATTCCAAG GTATTGGTTATGGGGTAGTGGTATCGGTGTTCTCTGTAATCACCTATTATTGTGCTCTTATGGCTCTAACGCTTTACTATATGGTGGCTAGCTGCCAATCGGTGCTCCCGTGGTCCTATTGTTGGGAAGAATGGGGCGATGTGTGTTTCAACAGTTCATCAAGCGATGAGCAAACGAAAAACGGAAGCAGAAGTTCCGCCGATTTCTATTTCAG AAAGTATGTTCTTAATGAAACGGGAATCGAGGATGGGCTAGGAATACCTTCGTGGAAGCTGATCGTTGCGTTGCTAGTTAGTTGGATATTCGTCTACGTGGTTATTTGCAAGGGTGTAAAGAGCACTGGTAAAGCGGCCTATTTCCTAGCCCTTTTCCCGTACATCATTATGATTAGCCTTCTAGTAAGAGCGGTAACGTTGGATGGAGCAGTAGACGGCATTATTTTCCTCTTCAAGCCCACGTGGAACAAGATCCTGGAGCCGTCGGTTTGGTATGCCGCCGTCACGCAATCATTCTTTTCCCTCGGCGTATGTTTTGGCGCGGTGACCATGTATTCATCCTACAACAGTTTCGAACACAATGTGTCAAGGTACACGTCCATTTCAAGTACTGTGTATCATTTTAATCATCGAACTATTAGTCGAGTTGAGAAGTTCTACGAAATTCAAGCGCATAAAGAGTTTATTAGAGAATCAACAAAAAACTCTTGCAGAGACTGCACGATCGTAACGAGTCTGGATCTCTGCACCAGCTTGATGGCAAGCGCAACTATCTTCGGAATCCTGGGCAATCTTGCCCACGAGATTGGTAGCGATGATATCGGCAGCGTCGTACGCGCCGGGACGGGCCTGGCTTTCGTATCCTATCCGGAAGCCCTAGCGAAATTCACGGTGATACCGCAACTCTTTGCCGTGCTCTTTTTCCTGATGCTCTTTGTGTTAGGTATAGGTACTACCGTTGCCTTCTGCAATGTGATCATCAGTATCATTAAGGACCAATTTCCGCAGCTCAATCAATGGAAGATTGCCGCCGTTGTCGCAATCCTCGGATTCTCGATCGGCATTGTCTACTGTACGCCC GGCGGCCAATACATTCTCAATTTGGTAGATTACTTCGGGGGAACCTTCATTATCGTGTTTTTAGCTTCCTTCGAAATGATCGCCATTTCTTGGGTATACG GCGTCGATAATTTTATGGATGATGTAGAGTTCATGGTAGGACGACGACCATTCTTTTACTGGAGATTTTGTTGGTGTTATTTGACTCCCTTATTCCTGTTCACCATCTTGATTTATTTTCTGATCGATATGACGCCGCTCATGTACAATAACGAATACTATCCAACATCCGCATACG CTGTAGGTTGGACGCTTTTGGCTTTAGGAATTCTCCCATTTCCCCTAGGCATAATTATTGTTGGATTTCGGAATAGAAACAAGGCATAttcaaat ATGTTCAAGCCGAGCGCCGATTGGGGTCCGAAAGACCTGAAGAAATATAACGAATGGGGGGATTTTAAGCGCTCGAAAAGAATATCGCGAGCatgtgtaaaaaaatcgaAAGTTATAGCGGCGTTATTTGgcaaaaattga
- the LOC105837816 gene encoding sodium-dependent nutrient amino acid transporter 1 isoform X5 translates to MGHMKIRNYVTDSGETPGIFKVSVPSSASGNMFEGRVSLAKNNMQCYLKISFVSFQNSLQFTLQISLSIKMEEKEKTARPQWGNGVEFLMSCVAFSVGLGNVWRFPYTAYENGGGAFLIPYIVVLFVIGKPFYYMEMILGQFTSRSCVQIWSVSPAFQGIGYGVVVSVFSVITYYCALMALTLYYMVASCQSVLPWSYCWEEWGDVCFNSSSSDEQTKNGSRSSADFYFRKYVLNETGIEDGLGIPSWKLIVALLVSWIFVYVVICKGVKSTGKAAYFLALFPYIIMISLLVRAVTLDGAVDGIIFLFKPTWNKILEPSVWYAAVTQSFFSLGVCFGAVTMYSSYNSFEHNVSRDCTIVTSLDLCTSLMASATIFGILGNLAHEIGSDDIGSVVRAGTGLAFVSYPEALAKFTVIPQLFAVLFFLMLFVLGIGTTVAFCNVIISIIKDQFPQLNQWKIAAVVAILGFSIGIVYCTPGGQYILNLVDYFGGTFIIVFLASFEMIAISWVYGVDNFMDDVEFMVGRRPFFYWRFCWCYLTPLFLFTILIYFLIDMTPLMYNNEYYPTSAYAVGWTLLALGILPFPLGIIIVGFRNRNKAYSNMFKPSADWGPKDLKKYNEWGDFKRSKRISRACVKKSKVIAALFGKN, encoded by the exons ATGGGCCACATGAAGATTCGT AATTATGTTACCGACAGTGGCGAAACCCCCGGTATATTCAAGGTGTCCGTCCCGTCGTCAGCTAGCGGAAATATGTTCGAAGGCAGAGTAAGTTTAGCAAAAAACAACATGCAATGTTATTTGAAAATCTCATTTGTGAGTTTCCAAAACTCCCTACAATTTACTTTGCAGATCTCGTTGTCGATTAAGAtggaagagaaggaaaaaaccGCGAGACCCCAATGGGGAAACGGAGTAGAGTTCCTCATGTCATGCGTGGCGTTCTCGGTTGGTTTGGGAAACGTCTGGCGGTTCCCGTATACAGCCTATGAGAACGGTGGCGGTGCCTTTCTAATCCCTTACATAGTGGTGCTTTTTGTAATCGGTAAACCCTTCTACTACATGGAGATGATCCTCGGGCAGTTTACCAGCAGATCCTGCGTGCAGATCTGGTCGGTGTCGCCTGCATTCCAAG GTATTGGTTATGGGGTAGTGGTATCGGTGTTCTCTGTAATCACCTATTATTGTGCTCTTATGGCTCTAACGCTTTACTATATGGTGGCTAGCTGCCAATCGGTGCTCCCGTGGTCCTATTGTTGGGAAGAATGGGGCGATGTGTGTTTCAACAGTTCATCAAGCGATGAGCAAACGAAAAACGGAAGCAGAAGTTCCGCCGATTTCTATTTCAG AAAGTATGTTCTTAATGAAACGGGAATCGAGGATGGGCTAGGAATACCTTCGTGGAAGCTGATCGTTGCGTTGCTAGTTAGTTGGATATTCGTCTACGTGGTTATTTGCAAGGGTGTAAAGAGCACTGGTAAAGCGGCCTATTTCCTAGCCCTTTTCCCGTACATCATTATGATTAGCCTTCTAGTAAGAGCGGTAACGTTGGATGGAGCAGTAGACGGCATTATTTTCCTCTTCAAGCCCACGTGGAACAAGATCCTGGAGCCGTCGGTTTGGTATGCCGCCGTCACGCAATCATTCTTTTCCCTCGGCGTATGTTTTGGCGCGGTGACCATGTATTCATCCTACAACAGTTTCGAACACAATGTGTCAAG AGACTGCACGATCGTAACGAGTCTGGATCTCTGCACCAGCTTGATGGCAAGCGCAACTATCTTCGGAATCCTGGGCAATCTTGCCCACGAGATTGGTAGCGATGATATCGGCAGCGTCGTACGCGCCGGGACGGGCCTGGCTTTCGTATCCTATCCGGAAGCCCTAGCGAAATTCACGGTGATACCGCAACTCTTTGCCGTGCTCTTTTTCCTGATGCTCTTTGTGTTAGGTATAGGTACTACCGTTGCCTTCTGCAATGTGATCATCAGTATCATTAAGGACCAATTTCCGCAGCTCAATCAATGGAAGATTGCCGCCGTTGTCGCAATCCTCGGATTCTCGATCGGCATTGTCTACTGTACGCCC GGCGGCCAATACATTCTCAATTTGGTAGATTACTTCGGGGGAACCTTCATTATCGTGTTTTTAGCTTCCTTCGAAATGATCGCCATTTCTTGGGTATACG GCGTCGATAATTTTATGGATGATGTAGAGTTCATGGTAGGACGACGACCATTCTTTTACTGGAGATTTTGTTGGTGTTATTTGACTCCCTTATTCCTGTTCACCATCTTGATTTATTTTCTGATCGATATGACGCCGCTCATGTACAATAACGAATACTATCCAACATCCGCATACG CTGTAGGTTGGACGCTTTTGGCTTTAGGAATTCTCCCATTTCCCCTAGGCATAATTATTGTTGGATTTCGGAATAGAAACAAGGCATAttcaaat ATGTTCAAGCCGAGCGCCGATTGGGGTCCGAAAGACCTGAAGAAATATAACGAATGGGGGGATTTTAAGCGCTCGAAAAGAATATCGCGAGCatgtgtaaaaaaatcgaAAGTTATAGCGGCGTTATTTGgcaaaaattga
- the LOC105837816 gene encoding sodium-dependent nutrient amino acid transporter 1 isoform X6 — MGHMKIRNYVTDSGETPGIFKVSVPSSASGNMFEGRISLSIKMEEKEKTARPQWGNGVEFLMSCVAFSVGLGNVWRFPYTAYENGGGAFLIPYIVVLFVIGKPFYYMEMILGQFTSRSCVQIWSVSPAFQGIGYGVVVSVFSVITYYCALMALTLYYMVASCQSVLPWSYCWEEWGDVCFNSSSSDEQTKNGSRSSADFYFRKYVLNETGIEDGLGIPSWKLIVALLVSWIFVYVVICKGVKSTGKAAYFLALFPYIIMISLLVRAVTLDGAVDGIIFLFKPTWNKILEPSVWYAAVTQSFFSLGVCFGAVTMYSSYNSFEHNVSRDCTIVTSLDLCTSLMASATIFGILGNLAHEIGSDDIGSVVRAGTGLAFVSYPEALAKFTVIPQLFAVLFFLMLFVLGIGTTVAFCNVIISIIKDQFPQLNQWKIAAVVAILGFSIGIVYCTPGGQYILNLVDYFGGTFIIVFLASFEMIAISWVYGVDNFMDDVEFMVGRRPFFYWRFCWCYLTPLFLFTILIYFLIDMTPLMYNNEYYPTSAYAVGWTLLALGILPFPLGIIIVGFRNRNKAYSNMFKPSADWGPKDLKKYNEWGDFKRSKRISRACVKKSKVIAALFGKN; from the exons ATGGGCCACATGAAGATTCGT AATTATGTTACCGACAGTGGCGAAACCCCCGGTATATTCAAGGTGTCCGTCCCGTCGTCAGCTAGCGGAAATATGTTCGAAGGCAGA ATCTCGTTGTCGATTAAGAtggaagagaaggaaaaaaccGCGAGACCCCAATGGGGAAACGGAGTAGAGTTCCTCATGTCATGCGTGGCGTTCTCGGTTGGTTTGGGAAACGTCTGGCGGTTCCCGTATACAGCCTATGAGAACGGTGGCGGTGCCTTTCTAATCCCTTACATAGTGGTGCTTTTTGTAATCGGTAAACCCTTCTACTACATGGAGATGATCCTCGGGCAGTTTACCAGCAGATCCTGCGTGCAGATCTGGTCGGTGTCGCCTGCATTCCAAG GTATTGGTTATGGGGTAGTGGTATCGGTGTTCTCTGTAATCACCTATTATTGTGCTCTTATGGCTCTAACGCTTTACTATATGGTGGCTAGCTGCCAATCGGTGCTCCCGTGGTCCTATTGTTGGGAAGAATGGGGCGATGTGTGTTTCAACAGTTCATCAAGCGATGAGCAAACGAAAAACGGAAGCAGAAGTTCCGCCGATTTCTATTTCAG AAAGTATGTTCTTAATGAAACGGGAATCGAGGATGGGCTAGGAATACCTTCGTGGAAGCTGATCGTTGCGTTGCTAGTTAGTTGGATATTCGTCTACGTGGTTATTTGCAAGGGTGTAAAGAGCACTGGTAAAGCGGCCTATTTCCTAGCCCTTTTCCCGTACATCATTATGATTAGCCTTCTAGTAAGAGCGGTAACGTTGGATGGAGCAGTAGACGGCATTATTTTCCTCTTCAAGCCCACGTGGAACAAGATCCTGGAGCCGTCGGTTTGGTATGCCGCCGTCACGCAATCATTCTTTTCCCTCGGCGTATGTTTTGGCGCGGTGACCATGTATTCATCCTACAACAGTTTCGAACACAATGTGTCAAG AGACTGCACGATCGTAACGAGTCTGGATCTCTGCACCAGCTTGATGGCAAGCGCAACTATCTTCGGAATCCTGGGCAATCTTGCCCACGAGATTGGTAGCGATGATATCGGCAGCGTCGTACGCGCCGGGACGGGCCTGGCTTTCGTATCCTATCCGGAAGCCCTAGCGAAATTCACGGTGATACCGCAACTCTTTGCCGTGCTCTTTTTCCTGATGCTCTTTGTGTTAGGTATAGGTACTACCGTTGCCTTCTGCAATGTGATCATCAGTATCATTAAGGACCAATTTCCGCAGCTCAATCAATGGAAGATTGCCGCCGTTGTCGCAATCCTCGGATTCTCGATCGGCATTGTCTACTGTACGCCC GGCGGCCAATACATTCTCAATTTGGTAGATTACTTCGGGGGAACCTTCATTATCGTGTTTTTAGCTTCCTTCGAAATGATCGCCATTTCTTGGGTATACG GCGTCGATAATTTTATGGATGATGTAGAGTTCATGGTAGGACGACGACCATTCTTTTACTGGAGATTTTGTTGGTGTTATTTGACTCCCTTATTCCTGTTCACCATCTTGATTTATTTTCTGATCGATATGACGCCGCTCATGTACAATAACGAATACTATCCAACATCCGCATACG CTGTAGGTTGGACGCTTTTGGCTTTAGGAATTCTCCCATTTCCCCTAGGCATAATTATTGTTGGATTTCGGAATAGAAACAAGGCATAttcaaat ATGTTCAAGCCGAGCGCCGATTGGGGTCCGAAAGACCTGAAGAAATATAACGAATGGGGGGATTTTAAGCGCTCGAAAAGAATATCGCGAGCatgtgtaaaaaaatcgaAAGTTATAGCGGCGTTATTTGgcaaaaattga
- the LOC105837816 gene encoding sodium-dependent nutrient amino acid transporter 1 isoform X4 has translation MGHMKIRNYVTDSGETPGIFKVSVPSSASGNMFEGRVSLAKNNMQCYLKISFVSFQNSLQFTLQISLSIKMEEKEKTARPQWGNGVEFLMSCVAFSVGLGNVWRFPYTAYENGGGAFLIPYIVVLFVIGKPFYYMEMILGQFTSRSCVQIWSVSPAFQGIGYGVVVSVFSVITYYCALMALTLYYMVASCQSVLPWSYCWEEWGDVCFNSSSSDEQTKNGSRSSADFYFRKYVLNETGIEDGLGIPSWKLIVALLVSWIFVYVVICKGVKSTGKAAYFLALFPYIIMISLLVRAVTLDGAVDGIIFLFKPTWNKILEPSVWYAAVTQSFFSLGVCFGAVTMYSSYNSFEHNVSRDCTIVTSLDLCTSLMASATIFGILGNLAHEIGSDDIGSVVRAGTGLAFVSYPEALAKFTVIPQLFAVLFFLMLFVLGIGTTVAFCNVIISIIKDQFPQLNQWKIAAVVAILGFSIGIVYCTPGGQYILNLVDYFGGTFIIVFLASFEMIAISWVYGNNPFCSYVKNYWKKTHLYFLGVDNFMDDVEFMVGRRPFFYWRFCWCYLTPLFLFTILIYFLIDMTPLMYNNEYYPTSAYAVGWTLLALGILPFPLGIIIVGFRNRNKAYSNMFKPSADWGPKDLKKYNEWGDFKRSKRISRACVKKSKVIAALFGKN, from the exons ATGGGCCACATGAAGATTCGT AATTATGTTACCGACAGTGGCGAAACCCCCGGTATATTCAAGGTGTCCGTCCCGTCGTCAGCTAGCGGAAATATGTTCGAAGGCAGAGTAAGTTTAGCAAAAAACAACATGCAATGTTATTTGAAAATCTCATTTGTGAGTTTCCAAAACTCCCTACAATTTACTTTGCAGATCTCGTTGTCGATTAAGAtggaagagaaggaaaaaaccGCGAGACCCCAATGGGGAAACGGAGTAGAGTTCCTCATGTCATGCGTGGCGTTCTCGGTTGGTTTGGGAAACGTCTGGCGGTTCCCGTATACAGCCTATGAGAACGGTGGCGGTGCCTTTCTAATCCCTTACATAGTGGTGCTTTTTGTAATCGGTAAACCCTTCTACTACATGGAGATGATCCTCGGGCAGTTTACCAGCAGATCCTGCGTGCAGATCTGGTCGGTGTCGCCTGCATTCCAAG GTATTGGTTATGGGGTAGTGGTATCGGTGTTCTCTGTAATCACCTATTATTGTGCTCTTATGGCTCTAACGCTTTACTATATGGTGGCTAGCTGCCAATCGGTGCTCCCGTGGTCCTATTGTTGGGAAGAATGGGGCGATGTGTGTTTCAACAGTTCATCAAGCGATGAGCAAACGAAAAACGGAAGCAGAAGTTCCGCCGATTTCTATTTCAG AAAGTATGTTCTTAATGAAACGGGAATCGAGGATGGGCTAGGAATACCTTCGTGGAAGCTGATCGTTGCGTTGCTAGTTAGTTGGATATTCGTCTACGTGGTTATTTGCAAGGGTGTAAAGAGCACTGGTAAAGCGGCCTATTTCCTAGCCCTTTTCCCGTACATCATTATGATTAGCCTTCTAGTAAGAGCGGTAACGTTGGATGGAGCAGTAGACGGCATTATTTTCCTCTTCAAGCCCACGTGGAACAAGATCCTGGAGCCGTCGGTTTGGTATGCCGCCGTCACGCAATCATTCTTTTCCCTCGGCGTATGTTTTGGCGCGGTGACCATGTATTCATCCTACAACAGTTTCGAACACAATGTGTCAAG AGACTGCACGATCGTAACGAGTCTGGATCTCTGCACCAGCTTGATGGCAAGCGCAACTATCTTCGGAATCCTGGGCAATCTTGCCCACGAGATTGGTAGCGATGATATCGGCAGCGTCGTACGCGCCGGGACGGGCCTGGCTTTCGTATCCTATCCGGAAGCCCTAGCGAAATTCACGGTGATACCGCAACTCTTTGCCGTGCTCTTTTTCCTGATGCTCTTTGTGTTAGGTATAGGTACTACCGTTGCCTTCTGCAATGTGATCATCAGTATCATTAAGGACCAATTTCCGCAGCTCAATCAATGGAAGATTGCCGCCGTTGTCGCAATCCTCGGATTCTCGATCGGCATTGTCTACTGTACGCCC GGCGGCCAATACATTCTCAATTTGGTAGATTACTTCGGGGGAACCTTCATTATCGTGTTTTTAGCTTCCTTCGAAATGATCGCCATTTCTTGGGTATACGGTAATAATCCATTTTGTTCttacgttaaaaattattggaaaaaaacTCATCTCTATTTTTTAGGCGTCGATAATTTTATGGATGATGTAGAGTTCATGGTAGGACGACGACCATTCTTTTACTGGAGATTTTGTTGGTGTTATTTGACTCCCTTATTCCTGTTCACCATCTTGATTTATTTTCTGATCGATATGACGCCGCTCATGTACAATAACGAATACTATCCAACATCCGCATACG CTGTAGGTTGGACGCTTTTGGCTTTAGGAATTCTCCCATTTCCCCTAGGCATAATTATTGTTGGATTTCGGAATAGAAACAAGGCATAttcaaat ATGTTCAAGCCGAGCGCCGATTGGGGTCCGAAAGACCTGAAGAAATATAACGAATGGGGGGATTTTAAGCGCTCGAAAAGAATATCGCGAGCatgtgtaaaaaaatcgaAAGTTATAGCGGCGTTATTTGgcaaaaattga
- the LOC105837816 gene encoding sodium-dependent nutrient amino acid transporter 1 isoform X1 → MGHMKIRNYVTDSGETPGIFKVSVPSSASGNMFEGRVSLAKNNMQCYLKISFVSFQNSLQFTLQISLSIKMEEKEKTARPQWGNGVEFLMSCVAFSVGLGNVWRFPYTAYENGGGAFLIPYIVVLFVIGKPFYYMEMILGQFTSRSCVQIWSVSPAFQGIGYGVVVSVFSVITYYCALMALTLYYMVASCQSVLPWSYCWEEWGDVCFNSSSSDEQTKNGSRSSADFYFRKYVLNETGIEDGLGIPSWKLIVALLVSWIFVYVVICKGVKSTGKAAYFLALFPYIIMISLLVRAVTLDGAVDGIIFLFKPTWNKILEPSVWYAAVTQSFFSLGVCFGAVTMYSSYNSFEHNVSRYTSISSTVYHFNHRTISRVEKFYEIQAHKEFIRESTKNSCRDCTIVTSLDLCTSLMASATIFGILGNLAHEIGSDDIGSVVRAGTGLAFVSYPEALAKFTVIPQLFAVLFFLMLFVLGIGTTVAFCNVIISIIKDQFPQLNQWKIAAVVAILGFSIGIVYCTPGGQYILNLVDYFGGTFIIVFLASFEMIAISWVYGNNPFCSYVKNYWKKTHLYFLGVDNFMDDVEFMVGRRPFFYWRFCWCYLTPLFLFTILIYFLIDMTPLMYNNEYYPTSAYAVGWTLLALGILPFPLGIIIVGFRNRNKAYSNMFKPSADWGPKDLKKYNEWGDFKRSKRISRACVKKSKVIAALFGKN, encoded by the exons ATGGGCCACATGAAGATTCGT AATTATGTTACCGACAGTGGCGAAACCCCCGGTATATTCAAGGTGTCCGTCCCGTCGTCAGCTAGCGGAAATATGTTCGAAGGCAGAGTAAGTTTAGCAAAAAACAACATGCAATGTTATTTGAAAATCTCATTTGTGAGTTTCCAAAACTCCCTACAATTTACTTTGCAGATCTCGTTGTCGATTAAGAtggaagagaaggaaaaaaccGCGAGACCCCAATGGGGAAACGGAGTAGAGTTCCTCATGTCATGCGTGGCGTTCTCGGTTGGTTTGGGAAACGTCTGGCGGTTCCCGTATACAGCCTATGAGAACGGTGGCGGTGCCTTTCTAATCCCTTACATAGTGGTGCTTTTTGTAATCGGTAAACCCTTCTACTACATGGAGATGATCCTCGGGCAGTTTACCAGCAGATCCTGCGTGCAGATCTGGTCGGTGTCGCCTGCATTCCAAG GTATTGGTTATGGGGTAGTGGTATCGGTGTTCTCTGTAATCACCTATTATTGTGCTCTTATGGCTCTAACGCTTTACTATATGGTGGCTAGCTGCCAATCGGTGCTCCCGTGGTCCTATTGTTGGGAAGAATGGGGCGATGTGTGTTTCAACAGTTCATCAAGCGATGAGCAAACGAAAAACGGAAGCAGAAGTTCCGCCGATTTCTATTTCAG AAAGTATGTTCTTAATGAAACGGGAATCGAGGATGGGCTAGGAATACCTTCGTGGAAGCTGATCGTTGCGTTGCTAGTTAGTTGGATATTCGTCTACGTGGTTATTTGCAAGGGTGTAAAGAGCACTGGTAAAGCGGCCTATTTCCTAGCCCTTTTCCCGTACATCATTATGATTAGCCTTCTAGTAAGAGCGGTAACGTTGGATGGAGCAGTAGACGGCATTATTTTCCTCTTCAAGCCCACGTGGAACAAGATCCTGGAGCCGTCGGTTTGGTATGCCGCCGTCACGCAATCATTCTTTTCCCTCGGCGTATGTTTTGGCGCGGTGACCATGTATTCATCCTACAACAGTTTCGAACACAATGTGTCAAGGTACACGTCCATTTCAAGTACTGTGTATCATTTTAATCATCGAACTATTAGTCGAGTTGAGAAGTTCTACGAAATTCAAGCGCATAAAGAGTTTATTAGAGAATCAACAAAAAACTCTTGCAGAGACTGCACGATCGTAACGAGTCTGGATCTCTGCACCAGCTTGATGGCAAGCGCAACTATCTTCGGAATCCTGGGCAATCTTGCCCACGAGATTGGTAGCGATGATATCGGCAGCGTCGTACGCGCCGGGACGGGCCTGGCTTTCGTATCCTATCCGGAAGCCCTAGCGAAATTCACGGTGATACCGCAACTCTTTGCCGTGCTCTTTTTCCTGATGCTCTTTGTGTTAGGTATAGGTACTACCGTTGCCTTCTGCAATGTGATCATCAGTATCATTAAGGACCAATTTCCGCAGCTCAATCAATGGAAGATTGCCGCCGTTGTCGCAATCCTCGGATTCTCGATCGGCATTGTCTACTGTACGCCC GGCGGCCAATACATTCTCAATTTGGTAGATTACTTCGGGGGAACCTTCATTATCGTGTTTTTAGCTTCCTTCGAAATGATCGCCATTTCTTGGGTATACGGTAATAATCCATTTTGTTCttacgttaaaaattattggaaaaaaacTCATCTCTATTTTTTAGGCGTCGATAATTTTATGGATGATGTAGAGTTCATGGTAGGACGACGACCATTCTTTTACTGGAGATTTTGTTGGTGTTATTTGACTCCCTTATTCCTGTTCACCATCTTGATTTATTTTCTGATCGATATGACGCCGCTCATGTACAATAACGAATACTATCCAACATCCGCATACG CTGTAGGTTGGACGCTTTTGGCTTTAGGAATTCTCCCATTTCCCCTAGGCATAATTATTGTTGGATTTCGGAATAGAAACAAGGCATAttcaaat ATGTTCAAGCCGAGCGCCGATTGGGGTCCGAAAGACCTGAAGAAATATAACGAATGGGGGGATTTTAAGCGCTCGAAAAGAATATCGCGAGCatgtgtaaaaaaatcgaAAGTTATAGCGGCGTTATTTGgcaaaaattga